In the genome of Mucisphaera calidilacus, one region contains:
- the rpmH gene encoding 50S ribosomal protein L34, translating to MSTHYPKRRSRIKRSRMWGFRARMKTKQGRKMINRKRRVGRSVNVRHNF from the coding sequence ATGTCCACTCACTACCCCAAGCGTCGTAGCCGTATCAAGCGATCCCGCATGTGGGGTTTCCGTGCCCGCATGAAGACGAAGCAGGGTCGGAAGATGATCAACCGCAAGCGTCGTGTTGGTCGGAGCGTGAACGTCCGTCACAACTTCTGA
- the eno gene encoding phosphopyruvate hydratase, translated as MSFEIEVVHGRQVLDSRGNPTVEVEVILSDGSQGRALVPSGASTGENEAVELRDGDKAHYLGKSVEKAVANVNEEIAPELIGLDARDQQYIDQLMLDLDGTENKSKLGANALLGVSMAAAHAAADACGLPLYRYLGGAGAKMLPVPMLNILNGGKHADNTVDFQEFMIQPWGFERFEDAMRAGVEIYHALKGVLKDKNLSTAVGDEGGFAPNLKSNEEALQVIEEAVGKAGYKWGEQIFVALDPATSELWNEAEKDGKKGYKFFSSSQEIITSEQMADLWAEWCKKYPIRSIEDGLAENDWDGWKVLTDKLGDKVQLVGDDLFVTNKKFLKKGIDTGCANSILVKVNQIGTLSETFDAVGLAMRSGYTAVLSHRSGETEDATIADIAVATNCGQIKTGAPCRSDRNAKYNQLIRIAEELGDAAVYGGSFWDKA; from the coding sequence ATGAGCTTCGAAATCGAAGTAGTTCATGGTCGCCAGGTTCTCGATTCGCGTGGCAACCCAACGGTTGAGGTCGAGGTGATTCTGTCGGACGGCAGCCAGGGCCGCGCGTTGGTTCCCAGCGGCGCGAGCACGGGCGAGAACGAGGCGGTTGAGCTTCGTGACGGCGACAAGGCGCACTACCTCGGCAAGAGTGTTGAGAAGGCGGTGGCGAACGTCAACGAGGAGATCGCTCCGGAGTTGATCGGGCTTGACGCGCGTGATCAGCAGTACATCGATCAGCTGATGCTTGATCTGGACGGCACGGAGAACAAGTCGAAGCTGGGCGCGAACGCGTTGCTGGGTGTTTCGATGGCTGCGGCGCACGCTGCGGCGGATGCGTGCGGTCTGCCGCTTTACCGTTATCTGGGCGGTGCGGGCGCGAAGATGCTGCCGGTGCCGATGCTGAACATTCTTAATGGTGGCAAGCACGCCGACAACACGGTCGATTTTCAGGAGTTCATGATTCAGCCGTGGGGCTTTGAGCGTTTTGAGGACGCGATGCGTGCGGGTGTTGAGATTTATCACGCGCTCAAGGGTGTTCTGAAGGACAAGAACCTGTCGACGGCGGTGGGTGACGAGGGTGGTTTTGCGCCGAACCTCAAGTCGAACGAGGAGGCGTTGCAGGTCATCGAGGAGGCGGTGGGCAAGGCGGGTTACAAGTGGGGCGAGCAGATCTTCGTCGCATTGGACCCGGCGACGAGTGAGTTGTGGAACGAGGCTGAGAAGGACGGGAAGAAGGGTTACAAGTTCTTCTCGTCGTCGCAGGAGATCATCACGTCGGAGCAGATGGCTGATCTGTGGGCCGAGTGGTGCAAGAAGTACCCGATCCGTTCGATCGAGGACGGTCTGGCTGAGAACGACTGGGACGGCTGGAAGGTGCTGACCGACAAGCTCGGCGACAAGGTTCAGCTTGTGGGTGACGACCTGTTCGTGACGAACAAGAAGTTCCTGAAGAAGGGTATTGATACGGGCTGTGCGAACTCGATTCTGGTGAAGGTGAACCAGATCGGCACGCTGAGCGAGACGTTCGATGCGGTGGGTCTGGCGATGCGTTCGGGTTACACGGCGGTTCTGTCGCACCGGTCGGGTGAGACGGAGGACGCGACGATCGCGGACATCGCGGTGGCGACGAACTGCGGTCAGATCAAGACGGGTGCACCGTGCCGTTCGGACCGTAATGCGAAGTACAACCAGCTGATCCGTATTGCGGAGGAGCTGGGTGACGCGGCGGTTTACGGCGGTTCCTTCTGGGACAAGGCGTAA
- a CDS encoding metal ABC transporter substrate-binding protein, whose protein sequence is MHDSMGKRCRLFAWFMALIPLVLSGCGGGDDEAAAGGDAVLVCVSSTDVATLVEAVGGSGVRVTGFVKGEDDPHVVNATPSMVRALAEAELVVVVGLGLEEAWLPAMLEQAGGSSVKPGGQGYLDLSVNLRTIAGPEGRGVPGSFHPEDNPHYLADPVEGVKAAQAIAEKLSELRPEKASVFRQNAEVFSDNVILALVGEHVANKIDASGLEELAIAIETGELDAFPYLKAEPEVLGGWLGALRPYTDVPVVGDHDLWPYLARRYGVRVLGYLEPSPGVPPTVPHLQEVIATMKERDCRIILTVQYFDPQHAAFVAEATGAEVVPMANQPGGRPGTSSYLDFVNYNAGQLLEAVRSQAGDASTQDGSGASESADGA, encoded by the coding sequence ATGCATGATTCGATGGGCAAGCGATGCCGCCTGTTCGCTTGGTTTATGGCCCTGATCCCGCTGGTTCTGTCGGGATGCGGCGGGGGTGACGATGAAGCCGCGGCGGGTGGTGATGCCGTTCTGGTGTGCGTGAGTTCGACCGACGTGGCGACGCTTGTGGAGGCGGTCGGTGGGTCGGGCGTTCGTGTCACCGGCTTTGTGAAGGGTGAAGATGATCCGCACGTGGTGAACGCGACGCCTTCGATGGTTCGTGCGCTTGCCGAGGCGGAGTTGGTGGTGGTGGTTGGCCTGGGTCTTGAGGAAGCCTGGCTTCCGGCGATGCTGGAGCAGGCTGGTGGTTCGAGCGTAAAGCCCGGTGGTCAGGGTTATCTCGACCTGTCGGTCAACCTGCGTACGATCGCGGGTCCCGAGGGTCGTGGGGTGCCTGGTTCGTTCCATCCGGAGGACAACCCTCACTATCTGGCTGATCCGGTCGAGGGTGTGAAGGCTGCGCAGGCGATCGCCGAGAAGCTGTCGGAACTGCGTCCCGAGAAGGCTTCGGTGTTTCGGCAGAATGCGGAGGTTTTCTCGGATAACGTCATCCTCGCTCTGGTGGGTGAGCACGTCGCGAACAAGATCGACGCGTCGGGTCTTGAAGAATTGGCGATCGCGATTGAGACCGGTGAGCTGGACGCTTTTCCGTACTTGAAGGCGGAGCCTGAGGTTCTTGGCGGCTGGCTGGGTGCGTTGCGTCCTTACACGGACGTGCCGGTGGTTGGCGACCATGACCTTTGGCCTTATCTCGCGCGGCGGTATGGGGTGCGGGTTCTTGGCTATCTTGAGCCGAGCCCCGGCGTGCCGCCGACGGTGCCGCACCTGCAGGAGGTGATCGCCACGATGAAGGAGCGGGACTGCCGGATCATCCTGACGGTTCAGTACTTCGACCCGCAGCACGCGGCCTTTGTGGCAGAGGCCACCGGCGCGGAGGTTGTGCCGATGGCGAATCAACCGGGCGGTCGGCCGGGCACGAGCAGCTACCTGGACTTTGTCAATTACAACGCGGGTCAGTTGCTGGAGGCGGTTCGTTCGCAGGCCGGGGATGCTTCGACGCAGGACGGTTCGGGTGCTTCCGAGTCGGCGGACGGAGCCTGA
- a CDS encoding metal ABC transporter ATP-binding protein, with protein sequence MIATVPADESRGATDGESPPAALFTKPIVELMSVDLGYASASVLTEVEISIGEGQFWCFLGPNGEGKTTLIKAILGALSPRRGRIFRNPEVFARGRVSYVPQRLELNPVLPTSVREFILTGLAGVRTHGNQRQSRLDRVLEIVGLGASRHQNYWTLSGGQKQRALLARALIRDPQVLIVDEPTAGLDLAAAAAVLRVLADMHATYNVTIVFVTHDLAIVTRHATHAALFKGGAVRSGELADVITEEALGHTFGVPVPVRCDEDGRPQIQAACS encoded by the coding sequence ATGATCGCGACCGTGCCGGCAGATGAATCTCGGGGAGCGACGGATGGTGAGTCACCGCCGGCAGCGCTCTTCACGAAACCGATTGTCGAGCTGATGTCGGTGGATCTGGGTTATGCCTCGGCGTCGGTTCTTACCGAGGTCGAGATCTCGATTGGGGAGGGTCAGTTCTGGTGTTTCCTGGGGCCGAACGGCGAGGGCAAGACCACGCTGATCAAGGCGATCCTGGGTGCCCTGTCGCCTCGTCGCGGGCGTATCTTTCGTAACCCGGAGGTGTTTGCTCGGGGTCGTGTGAGTTATGTGCCGCAGCGTCTGGAGTTGAACCCTGTCCTGCCGACGTCGGTGCGTGAGTTCATTCTGACGGGTCTGGCGGGCGTGCGGACGCACGGGAATCAGCGGCAGTCCCGGCTGGATCGCGTGCTTGAGATTGTCGGCCTGGGTGCGTCGCGGCATCAGAATTACTGGACGCTTTCGGGCGGTCAGAAGCAGCGTGCGTTGTTGGCGCGTGCGTTGATCCGTGATCCTCAGGTCTTGATCGTGGACGAGCCGACGGCGGGGCTGGACCTTGCGGCGGCGGCGGCGGTGCTCCGTGTGCTGGCGGACATGCACGCGACGTACAACGTGACGATCGTGTTTGTCACGCACGATCTGGCGATCGTGACGCGTCACGCCACGCACGCGGCCCTGTTCAAGGGTGGTGCGGTGCGGAGTGGTGAGCTGGCGGATGTCATCACGGAGGAGGCGCTGGGTCACACGTTTGGTGTGCCGGTGCCGGTTCGTTGTGATGAAGACGGCCGACCGCAGATTCAGGCGGCTTGCTCATGA
- a CDS encoding metal ABC transporter permease gives MITMLGGRDSQAAEGGRLDGDERTAWVFVTAGSLGVLFLAHAPAGMEQVRRLQVSSVVGATWLDVLIFAGLLCGVVVMALWLMRPLILLLSDPVMASAIGLRVSRWNVALAVLAGLTVGLAVRSTGVLFTFGALAVPVMIAKQVCGEVRSLFLLAPVLGAVLSFIGLWLGHAWDLPPGQAAVSVMCVVLLVAHLARQLWDRVGVS, from the coding sequence ATGATCACGATGCTGGGCGGCCGTGACAGCCAGGCGGCGGAGGGCGGGCGGCTGGATGGCGATGAGCGTACGGCGTGGGTGTTCGTGACCGCGGGTTCACTGGGCGTGCTGTTTCTGGCCCACGCTCCGGCGGGGATGGAGCAGGTGAGGCGGCTGCAGGTTTCTTCGGTGGTCGGTGCGACGTGGCTGGACGTGCTGATCTTCGCGGGGTTGTTGTGCGGTGTTGTGGTGATGGCGCTCTGGTTGATGCGGCCTCTGATCCTGCTGCTGTCGGATCCGGTGATGGCCTCGGCGATCGGGCTGCGTGTTTCGCGGTGGAATGTCGCTCTGGCGGTGTTGGCCGGGCTGACAGTCGGTCTTGCGGTGCGTTCGACCGGTGTGCTGTTTACGTTCGGTGCGCTGGCCGTCCCGGTGATGATTGCCAAGCAGGTCTGTGGCGAGGTGAGGAGCCTGTTTCTGCTGGCCCCGGTTCTGGGTGCGGTGCTGAGTTTTATCGGGCTCTGGCTGGGGCACGCATGGGACCTGCCGCCCGGTCAGGCGGCGGTGAGCGTGATGTGCGTGGTGCTGCTCGTAGCCCATCTTGCGCGTCAGCTCTGGGACCGCGTAGGCGTGAGCTAG
- a CDS encoding nitroreductase family protein: MENPAPSEHPMIDVAKRRWSPYGLAPKVIPAQKIRSLMEAARWAASSFNEQPWRFMLAPRSDEAAFEKALGCLAEANQAWAKNAGLLILTAVRESFTKNDKPNRVAEHDLGLAVGNLSLQATAMGLFVHQMAGVDLDAVRDAYGVPEGFRVMTAIAVGHAAKADEVPAELRARDEAERVRNDFDTFVFGTSWGEASAVFKD, encoded by the coding sequence ATGGAAAACCCCGCGCCCTCGGAACACCCGATGATTGATGTCGCCAAGCGTCGCTGGAGCCCTTACGGCCTGGCGCCGAAGGTGATTCCGGCGCAGAAGATTCGTTCGCTGATGGAGGCGGCCCGCTGGGCGGCGTCGTCGTTTAACGAGCAGCCCTGGCGTTTTATGCTGGCGCCGCGTTCGGACGAGGCGGCGTTTGAGAAGGCGCTGGGTTGTCTGGCGGAGGCGAATCAGGCTTGGGCGAAGAACGCGGGGCTGTTGATTTTGACGGCGGTTCGTGAGTCGTTCACGAAGAATGACAAGCCGAACCGTGTGGCGGAGCATGACCTCGGGTTGGCGGTGGGGAACCTGTCGTTGCAGGCTACGGCGATGGGCTTGTTCGTGCACCAGATGGCGGGCGTTGATCTGGACGCGGTGCGTGATGCTTATGGTGTGCCGGAGGGGTTCCGGGTGATGACGGCGATCGCGGTGGGACATGCGGCGAAGGCGGACGAGGTTCCGGCGGAGCTTCGGGCGCGTGACGAGGCGGAGCGTGTGCGCAACGACTTCGACACGTTCGTGTTCGGGACGAGCTGGGGCGAGGCGTCGGCTGTGTTCAAGGATTGA
- a CDS encoding arsenate reductase ArsC: MVAGEANNPYPTHNPQTERMRLGNQPRRVLILSRNNRCRSQMLDAWIRHIAGPRLEVVSAGIMPDDLHPLSVEVMFEVGMDISTQKPTDINDVITDNFEFVITIDDYTRDNSPAVTGARWKVHHAFRDPDMVPGDDERRLGAFRMTRDEVHDWAKTFVTWAVQQPTEQQAVSA, translated from the coding sequence ATGGTGGCAGGTGAAGCGAACAACCCGTATCCCACGCACAACCCTCAGACCGAACGCATGCGCCTCGGAAACCAGCCGCGCCGCGTCCTGATCCTCTCCCGCAACAACCGCTGCCGGTCACAGATGCTCGACGCATGGATCCGTCACATCGCCGGACCACGACTCGAAGTCGTCTCCGCCGGCATCATGCCCGATGACCTCCACCCCCTCTCCGTGGAAGTCATGTTCGAAGTCGGCATGGACATCAGCACCCAGAAGCCCACCGACATCAACGACGTCATCACCGACAACTTCGAGTTCGTCATCACCATCGACGACTACACCCGCGACAACAGCCCGGCCGTCACGGGCGCACGCTGGAAAGTCCACCACGCCTTCCGAGATCCCGACATGGTCCCGGGCGACGACGAACGACGACTCGGCGCCTTCCGCATGACCCGCGACGAAGTCCACGACTGGGCCAAGACCTTCGTCACCTGGGCCGTGCAGCAGCCCACCGAGCAGCAGGCCGTCTCCGCCTGA
- a CDS encoding ATP-dependent DNA helicase, whose product MPLDPVTLLGPDGPIARKLGDAYEHRPQQADMTQGVYEALRDRNSLLVEAGTGVGKSFAYLLPMVLHALGHTDDQAYATDARKKVVIATHTIALQEQLISKDIPLLQSVLPGIADEFSAVLVKGRGNYLSLRRLHRAHHRQGQLFDDDRSIQSLEIIREWSHDSEDGTLTTLPQLPAPQVWQDVQSDAEDCLGRRCPTHQDCFYQNARRRMAHADVLVVNHALFFADLALREQGVGILPPYDAVVLDEAHNIEDVAAEHFGLALSRAQVTRLLSRLFYPARQRGILVAQNGVADTDLLERAIRQTEHVRLAADAYFNAWIEYHRDHPNTNGRIRDPELINDPLSEPLAQLASLLRRVRDSIDNEEDRLELASYADRAEQLTHAVTTWNKQELTDAVYWIEVNPTARTPRVRLRAAPVEVASTLERQLFGATDSEGRPLPVILTSATLAEQGGDALTDDDKAFAHIRSRIGATHARTRRLDSPFDYQQQAQLLIYTDMPDPRDPRYLDNAIEAALQQIDETRGGAFLLFTSYRDLREIARRLATPLAERSMPRLVQGDGIERNELLARFRHDSRSVLLGTDTFWQGVDVPGESLRNVIIMRLPFASPDRPLIEARTERIQAQGNSPFAHYALPEAVLKFKQGFGRLIRSRNDTGRVVVLDPRITAKSYGKRFLAALPTLPIHRKSLLAHLDHSA is encoded by the coding sequence ATGCCCCTCGACCCCGTCACCCTCCTCGGCCCCGACGGCCCCATCGCACGAAAACTAGGCGACGCCTACGAGCACCGGCCCCAGCAGGCCGACATGACCCAAGGCGTCTACGAGGCCCTGCGCGACCGAAACTCCCTCCTCGTCGAGGCCGGCACAGGCGTCGGAAAATCCTTCGCCTACCTCCTCCCCATGGTCCTCCACGCGCTCGGCCACACCGACGACCAGGCCTACGCCACCGACGCACGAAAAAAAGTCGTCATCGCCACACACACCATCGCCCTCCAGGAACAACTCATCAGCAAGGACATCCCCTTGCTCCAGTCCGTCCTCCCCGGCATCGCCGACGAGTTCTCCGCCGTCCTCGTCAAGGGCCGCGGCAACTACCTCTCCCTCCGACGACTCCACCGCGCCCACCACCGACAGGGACAACTCTTCGACGACGACCGCAGCATCCAGTCCCTCGAAATCATCCGCGAGTGGTCCCACGACAGCGAAGACGGAACCCTCACCACGCTCCCCCAACTCCCCGCTCCCCAGGTCTGGCAGGACGTCCAGTCCGACGCCGAAGACTGCCTCGGCCGACGATGCCCCACACACCAGGACTGCTTCTACCAGAACGCACGACGACGCATGGCACACGCCGACGTCCTCGTCGTCAATCACGCCCTCTTCTTCGCAGACCTCGCACTCCGCGAGCAAGGCGTCGGCATCCTCCCGCCCTACGACGCCGTCGTCCTCGACGAAGCCCACAACATCGAAGACGTCGCCGCCGAACACTTCGGACTCGCACTCTCCCGGGCACAGGTCACACGCCTCCTCAGCCGACTCTTCTACCCCGCACGACAACGCGGGATCCTCGTTGCGCAGAACGGCGTCGCCGACACCGACCTCCTCGAACGAGCCATCCGGCAGACCGAACACGTCCGACTCGCCGCCGACGCCTACTTCAACGCATGGATCGAGTACCACCGTGACCACCCCAACACCAACGGCCGCATCCGCGATCCCGAGCTGATCAACGACCCCCTCTCCGAACCCCTCGCCCAACTCGCCTCGCTCCTCCGACGCGTCCGCGACTCCATCGATAACGAGGAAGACCGACTCGAACTCGCCAGCTACGCCGACCGCGCCGAGCAACTCACCCACGCCGTCACAACCTGGAACAAACAGGAACTCACCGACGCCGTCTACTGGATCGAAGTCAACCCCACCGCACGCACCCCGCGGGTCCGCCTCCGCGCCGCACCCGTCGAGGTCGCTTCCACCCTCGAACGCCAGCTCTTCGGCGCTACCGACAGCGAGGGACGACCCCTCCCCGTCATCCTCACCTCGGCCACACTCGCCGAGCAGGGGGGCGACGCACTCACCGACGACGACAAGGCCTTCGCCCACATCCGCTCACGCATCGGCGCCACGCACGCCCGCACCCGACGACTCGACTCCCCCTTCGACTACCAGCAGCAGGCACAACTCCTCATCTACACCGACATGCCCGACCCCCGCGACCCACGCTACCTCGACAACGCCATCGAGGCCGCACTCCAGCAGATCGACGAAACCCGGGGCGGAGCCTTCCTCCTCTTCACCAGCTACCGCGACCTCCGCGAGATCGCGCGACGACTCGCCACACCACTCGCCGAACGATCCATGCCACGGCTCGTCCAGGGCGACGGCATCGAACGCAACGAACTGCTCGCAAGATTCCGACACGACTCCCGAAGCGTCCTCCTCGGCACCGACACCTTCTGGCAAGGCGTCGACGTCCCAGGCGAATCGCTGCGCAACGTCATCATCATGCGCCTCCCCTTCGCCTCACCCGACCGACCCCTCATCGAGGCACGCACCGAACGCATCCAGGCCCAGGGCAACAGCCCCTTCGCCCACTACGCCCTCCCAGAAGCCGTTCTTAAGTTCAAACAGGGTTTTGGTCGTTTGATCCGCTCGCGAAACGACACCGGCCGCGTCGTCGTCCTCGACCCCCGCATCACCGCCAAGTCCTACGGAAAACGCTTCCTCGCCGCCTTGCCCACACTCCCCATCCACCGAAAATCGCTCCTTGCCCACCTTGACCACTCAGCGTGA